From the genome of Tachysurus vachellii isolate PV-2020 chromosome 2, HZAU_Pvac_v1, whole genome shotgun sequence, one region includes:
- the LOC132863900 gene encoding GTPase IMAP family member GIMD1-like, which produces MAEGKAEERRLMAEVKAKASRLMAEEEQRGSTSSVFEKGASPSDPEVNIVLIGYRKAGKTTTGNIMLGKNIFSRQKTFQSEQQHGQVAGRQVAVVDTPGWDWVHDLEETPELDWQIVQSVHTHCSKGSPVVFLLVMRAAFPFKEVNKLITEEYLQLLGDCIWNHTIVLFTTGAWMEDIDIELHIESEGDALQWLVEKCGNRYHVMDTKGKKAAVQVPELMRKIEQVVANNKSCPFHIDKEICEKFEKQCSTVSNQTSQSMLHVRKEHRSMPWIPLKMDDDYDEDYDRSSGFSSDPSLQHETSSTPSLRDRSRSTSSLQ; this is translated from the exons ATGGCAGAAGGCAAAGCTGAAGAGAGGAGACTGATGGCAGAAGTCAAAGCTAAAGCGAGTAGACTAATGGCAGAAGAGGAACAAAGAGGATCAACTAGTTCAGTATTTGAAAAAG GAGCCTCACCTAGTGATCCTGAGGTCAACATTGTATTAATTGGTTATAGAAAAGCTGGAAAGACCACAACTGGAAACATTATGTTaggcaaaaacattttttccagaCAAAAGACTTTTCAGAGTGAGCAGCAACATGGACAAGTAGCAGGAAGACAGGTAGCTGTAGTAGACACTCCAGGCTGGGACTGGGTCCATGATTTGGAGGAAACACCTGAGCTTGACTGGCAGATAGTGCAGAGTGTTCACACTCATTGTTCCAAAGGTTCACCGGTTGTTTTCCTACTGGTCATGCGAGCAGCTTTTCCTTTCAAAGAGGTGAACAAACTCATTACTGAAGAATATTTACAACTTCTTGGTGACTGCATCTGGAATCACACCATAGTGCTGTTCACTACTGGGGCCTGGATGGAAGACATAGACATAGAACTGCACATTGAGAGTGAAGGGGATGCACTGCAGTGGCTTGTAGAAAAATGTGGGAACAGATACCATGTTATGGACACTAAAGGAAAGAAAGCAGCTGTACAAGTCCCCGAACTGATGAGAAAGATAGAACAAGTAGTGGCAAATAACAAGAGCTGTCCTTTTCACATAGACAAAGAAATCTGTGAGAAATTTGAGAAGCAATGTTCCACTGTCAGCAATCAAACCTCACAAAGTATGTTACACGTCAGAAAGGAACACCGCAGCATGCCCTGGATTCCACTTAAAa tggatgatgattatgatgaagaTTATGATAGGAGCTCTGGATTTAGCTCAGATCCATCTTTGCAGCATGAGACTTCATCTACTCCATCATTAAG GGATAGGTCACGCTCAACAAGTTCACTTCAGTAA